Part of the Salinigranum rubrum genome is shown below.
CGTGCGAGACCGGTCGCTCCGCTTGCCGCGTGCGGCGGGCCGGCCGGGGCCGTCGAGCCGAGCGAGAAGGCGGTGACTGCGGAGGAGAGAGCGGGGCTCAGGCGCGCACGTGACTCGCTGGCGGGGCATCCAGTGGTTCGTTCGTCCCATTCGATGTCGACAGTATGACTGTTTCGCACTCGGTCGGGGGCGGAGTGGTTCGGCGACCAGTCGTGTTTTGTTCACAGAGCCCGGACGGGAGGTATGTCCGTCTCCCTCGGTGAGGCGTCGTCCCCGTTGCGTTCCGTCGCCGTTGCGGTGGCCGTCGCTATCGTCGGAATCGTCGCCGGGACCGCGCTGGTGTTCGGCTCTATCACGGCAGTGCGGGCCAGCGGCGTCCGGATCACGCCGCTCGGGTTCATCGTCGCCTCGCTCGTCCTCCTGCAGGGCGTCGCCTTCGGCGGAGTCGCCCTCGGCTATCTCCGGTATCGCGGCCTCACGGCCGACTACCTCGGCGTTCGGGTCCCCTCCCTGCCCGAGGTCGGCGCGGTCGTCGTCGGCTACGTCACCGCCATCGGCGTCGCCATCACCGGCGCCATCGTCGTCACCGCCGCGGGTATCCAGGCCGGGTCGAACCAGGCCGCCGAACTCGGCGCGGAGAACCCCGAGGTGCTCTTGCTCCTCATCCCCGCCTCGCTTCTCATCATCGGTCCGGGCGAGGAACTCCTGTTCAGAGGGGTGGTCCAGAACCGCCTGCGGGAGACGTTCGACGCCGTCCCGGGCATCGTCATCGCCAGCGCCATCTTCGCCGCCATCCACTTCGTCGCGCTCTCGGGCGGTGCCGGCGCCCGCCTCGTCTCCATCGTCGTCCTCTTCTTCCCGAGCCTGGTGTTCGGCGCCGTCTACGAGTACTCGAAGAACCTCGTCGTGCCGGCGCTGGTCCACGGCATCTACAACGCGACGCTGTTTACCCTGCTGTACGTCGCCATCCAGTTCGGCGGGTCCCAGCCGATGTGAGACGAGACGGAGGGAACCGGCAGGGAACCGACGACGCTCCAGTTGTCGTTTCACGCACCGTCTGACCCGTTCGGTTCAGTGGCGCGCCGCGTCGACCGTATCGGCGAGTCGCGAGAGCCGACCGGTCGCGGGGTCTGCGTCGTCTGCGCCGAGCGGACGGCCCGTCTCCAGCGAGCGCGCGAGCGCCGCGTCCGTCGGGAGGCACGTGACCGGCGCGCCGAGGAGTCGCTCGAACGTCTCGATGGTCCGCTTGGGGACGTCGTCGGCACGGTTGAGCACCACGCCGACGAGGCCACAGTCGAGTTCGCGCGCGAGTTCGCGCGTCCGGACCACGTCGGCCACCGCGAACGGGTCGGGAGTGGAGACGAGGAGACAGGCGTCGGCGACGGCGAGCGGGACGCCGGCGTCGGAGCGCATGCCCGCGGGGCAGTCGACGACGACGTCGCCGTACTCCCGCTCGACCGCCCGGACGGTGTCGGCGAGACGCCGCAGGTCGGCCGCCCGCGCGCCGGCGAGCGAGCGACCGCACGGGAGAACCGACACGACGCCGTGGCGGACCGCTTCGAGCGGGCACGCGCGGCCGGCGAGGACGTCGTGGAGGTCCGGACCGCGTCCGACGGGGAGGTTCGCCATACTCAGGTCGGCGTCGACGACGACGGCTCGGTGCGCCGACGACGCCGAAGACGAACCCGAGTCGGTGAGTGCGGCGCCGAGGTTGTAGGCGACGGTCGACTTGCCCACGCCGCCTTTGCCGCCCGCGACGGCGAGAATCACCGCGGCCCCTCCAGGTCGGGAACGTCCGCTCCGTCGACGCGGCCCGCGAGTTCGCTCGCGCGGGCCGCGACGCGAGCGAGCGCGGCCGCGTCGGCTTCGAGCGTCGTCCCGAGTACCTCGACGCCGGCACGGCCACCGAGCGACGCGATGACGGGCGTCGCCTCCTCGACGTCGCCTGCGAGTCGGTCGGCGGCGGCGAGTCGCGCCTCCACGGCGCGGAACCACGCCGCGACGGTCACGGGGACGGCCTCCGACGACGGACCAGCGGTCGGAGGGACGAGGCCACACTCCTCCCCGCCCGTGTCGAACGTCGTTTCCGCGACAGCGTGGCCGCCGTCGTCGTCCGCTGGCTCGGTCGCGTGGTCGTCGTCCTCGCCCACCGATTCGGTCGACTGGTCGTCCTCGGGTGCTGGCTCGGCCGGAGGTGTCGACGCGGATTCACGGGGTGACCCGGGGGCGAGAGCGGGGTCGGAACCGGTGGATACGTCGGGCGAGACGACGCATCGAGGCGGGGCGTGGTCGCCGAGCGACCGGAGCGCCCGAGCCATCGGCGTCTCGTCGGTCGTCGCGTCGTCCGGCCCGTCGTGTATCTCGACCGGCGGGGTCTTCGGCGGCGCGTGACACGCGTAACCGACCGACACTCGCTCCTCGCCGGGAACGCGCCGCGTCATCCCGTCCTCGTCCCAGCCCGCCTCGACGACGCCGCGACGCCGCGGCGGGAGGGCCGGTCCGTCGAGACGGTTTTCGAGGCGGACCGTTCGGGGAGCGGCGTGCGTGTTCGTCACGTGGACCGTCACGAGCGTCGCGTCGTCCGTGCGTGTGAACTCCCACTCGGCCACGAGCGGACCGGCCCGGGTCGAACCGGACGCGTGCGCACAGTCGTCTTCGCTGTCGACAGCGCGGTCGTGGTCGTGGTCGTAGTCGTTCCGGCGGATTGGGTGGGTCGGGCGGGCACGTTCTCGTGGGTGCCCCGAGTCCGACGGATGCGTCATACGCCGTCTGGCCGCCTCCCGGTATATGAATCAGTGGACGCTCGCGGCGAGTGCTCACGTCCGGATGACGGGGACGTCGAGGCGGGTGGCGGCCTCCCCGGGCGACCCGAAGCGGTCGACCGACAGGACGAGCGGCGCGTCGACGCGGGCGACGTGGGCCACGGCGAGCGCAGCGGTCGTCGGGTCCCCCTCGTACGAGGCCGGGTCGCGTCCGACCTCGACGTCGCCGGGAATCGACCCGAGCGCATCGGCGAACGCGTCGAACGCTTCTGAGACGAGTTCGTGGCGGGCCCGACGCCGGAGGTTGTCGACGCGGTCTGTGAGACGGAGGCGTCGCTGTCTCCGGTCGCGTGCGGACCGCGCGACGCGCTCGACCTGTCGAAGCCGCTGTTCGGCGGCGATGCGCTCGGTCTCGACCTCGGTGAGCGATCCGACCGCGTCAGCGAGTTCCGTCTCGACCGCCGTCGTGTCGGCGCCGACCTCCCTGAGCGCCTCCAACCGCCCCCGAAGGGTCGCGACGCGCTCGTCGAGTCGGCGCTCTCTGGTGCCGGCGTCGGCGACACGGCGCTTCGCCGACGACAGGTCGACCGAGTCGGGACCGGCGAGGTCGGCGAGGTCAGTGCGGGCGCGTTCCAGGGAGCGGACCGAAGGCGGAACGTGGCCGTTCGAGCGCGCAGCGGCGACGAGCGCGTCGTAGAGGTCGAACGAGGGCGGTGGCGGAATCCGGGTCACGTGCGCGTGGACCGGGCGGGCAGGCTCACAGTCGACCTGCACCCGCGGTCGTCGACGGACGGACGCTCCCGGCGTCGCCGCCGCCTCGACCGCAGTCGCGACCGCCTCGGGCGAGAGGTCGGCGCCGCGGAGGTCGAGCGCGCGGCCGCGGAACGAGACACCATCGATCGAGACGACGACTTCCCCCGGTCGGCGGCGCGGTGCGGGAATCCGCGTCGGGACGAAGCTCACAGGTGGCGCCCGCGGAGCGTCGACGGCGACGGGTGGTCGGTGTCGCGGACGAACGCGTGGTACGGCGTGCTCGGCGAGTCGCGATCCTCGTACGCTCGGGCGGCCGCGCGCACCTCGTCGGGCACGTCGGCGAACTCGTTCAGCGGGCGGGTCAGTTCGACGTGGACGTCCGCGCCGTGTTTCTCGACGAGTCGGAGCGCGAGGAACGCGCCGTGGTGGGTGTCGTCGAGGAGCGCCGCACGACCGAACCGACGGACGACGGTCTCGTCGTGAGTACGACACACGTTGCGGAGCGACGTCCGGGCCGCGCGCGAGTAGGTCACCACGAGCAGCACAGCACGCCGAATGTGGGGAGCGGGTCAAAACGTTCGGGGTGTGAGTATCACGACGGATAACGGTTCAGCCGAGGCGGTCGACGGTGACGTGGAGGTCGTCGTCCGCGTCGAGTAAGTCCCTGACGCGCGCCTCAGCCTCCTCGGGGGACGTGGCGACGACGACCAGCCCCTCCGCCCGCTCGTCGCCGTCGGCGCGGTACGCGGCCAGTTCGTCCTCACCCTCGAAGTCGGTCGCGTAGGTGCGCAGGACGTTCACCACCTGTCGCTCCGTCGTGGCGAGGTCGACCTCGCCGCGCTCGAACGTCCGGAGCGCGTCCTCGATGTTGCGAAGCGCGGAGATGCGGTCCATGCGCCGTACGTCGGCGGGCGCCCACTAAAGCGCTCAGCTTCGAGACCACGTCTCGTCCACGAGCGGGGCGCGACGGACGCACACGAGAGTGCACGAGCGGGCACGTTCGCCGAGGTCGATAACCGAATTAGATTACATACGTGCGGGAAAGAGTTATTATGTAACAATTAATTATTGCTCGTGGAGGGAGAGCACGATGACCACGAGACGGCCTGGCACGGTGTCGGCGGTGGCGTGACGATGCGCGTAGCCGGGACGGTCGACGCCGACGACTCCCCTCTTCGCCGTCAGTTCCTCGGCAGTGCGACCGACCCGAGACAGTCGTCGTCGACGCGTCTCGGGAGCGAGGCGGTCGTCGCCGTCGAGCGCCAGTCACGGACGGATCGCACCGGGGGACACGCGGCCGGGACGGAGACCACGAACGCGGTACACGACGGAACCCGCTCGAATGACACACGACATCACACTCACGGTAAACGGCACCGAACACGAACTGAGCGTCGAACCGCGGACGCTTCTCATCCACGCGCTGCGCGACGAGATGGGGTACACGGGACCGAACGTCGGCTGTGAGAGCAGCATGTGCGGTGCCTGTACGGTCCACCTCGACGGCGACGCGGTCAAGTCCTGTACGCTCTTGGCGGTGCAAGTCGACGGCGCGGAGGTCACGACCGTCGAAGGGCTGGCCGACGACGGGGAGTTTCACCCCATCCAGCAGGGCTTTCAGGAGGAACACGGCCTGCAGTGCGGCTACTGCACGCCCGGGATGATGATGACGTCACTCCAGTTGCTGGAAGAGAACCCCGACCCCTCCGAAGCGGAGATTCGCGAGGCCCTCGAAGGCAACCTCTGTCGGTGTACGGGCTATCAGAACATCGTCCGCGCCGTCGAGAACGCGGCCGAGACGATGCGCTCGCAGAAGCAGGAACTCGCCGCGGACGGGGGAGGTGACTGACGATGGGCGTCGAGTCGAAAGACGCGGCGGAAGTCGACGCCGCGGACATCCTCGGGTCGGCAATCGAGCGCCGCGAGGACCCCGCGCTCCTGACGGGCGACGCGGAGTACACCGACGACATCCAACTCCCGCGGATGTGCCACGTGGCCATCAAGCGGAGCCGACACGCCCACGCCGCCATCGAGGGAATCGACACGAGCGCCGCCGAGGAGATGGACGGCGTCGTCGACGTCTTCACCGCCGAGGACCTCGACGTTCCCGGAAAGCTCCCCGTCGGGTGGCTCCTCGACACGCTGAAGCAGGTCGACCACCCGATTCTCGCCTCGGAGCGCGTCCGCTACCAAGGTGACGCGCTCGCCGTCGTCGTCGCCGAGGAGCGGTATCTCGCCCACGACGCGGTGGGACGGATCGAAGTCGACTACGACATCCTCGACGCGGTGACCGACCCCGCCGACGCCCTCGCTGACGACGCGCCGGCCCTCCACGACGACGCCGCGGGTAACGTCGCGTTCGACTGGGAGATCGGAGACCGGGAAGCGACCGACGCCGCCTTCGAGGACGCCGACCACGTCGTCGGACTGGACCTGGAGAACCAGCTCCTCATCCCG
Proteins encoded:
- a CDS encoding (2Fe-2S)-binding protein, whose amino-acid sequence is MTHDITLTVNGTEHELSVEPRTLLIHALRDEMGYTGPNVGCESSMCGACTVHLDGDAVKSCTLLAVQVDGAEVTTVEGLADDGEFHPIQQGFQEEHGLQCGYCTPGMMMTSLQLLEENPDPSEAEIREALEGNLCRCTGYQNIVRAVENAAETMRSQKQELAADGGGD
- a CDS encoding CPBP family intramembrane glutamic endopeptidase yields the protein MSVSLGEASSPLRSVAVAVAVAIVGIVAGTALVFGSITAVRASGVRITPLGFIVASLVLLQGVAFGGVALGYLRYRGLTADYLGVRVPSLPEVGAVVVGYVTAIGVAITGAIVVTAAGIQAGSNQAAELGAENPEVLLLLIPASLLIIGPGEELLFRGVVQNRLRETFDAVPGIVIASAIFAAIHFVALSGGAGARLVSIVVLFFPSLVFGAVYEYSKNLVVPALVHGIYNATLFTLLYVAIQFGGSQPM
- a CDS encoding MinD/ParA family ATP-binding protein encodes the protein MILAVAGGKGGVGKSTVAYNLGAALTDSGSSSASSAHRAVVVDADLSMANLPVGRGPDLHDVLAGRACPLEAVRHGVVSVLPCGRSLAGARAADLRRLADTVRAVEREYGDVVVDCPAGMRSDAGVPLAVADACLLVSTPDPFAVADVVRTRELARELDCGLVGVVLNRADDVPKRTIETFERLLGAPVTCLPTDAALARSLETGRPLGADDADPATGRLSRLADTVDAARH
- a CDS encoding DUF7857 domain-containing protein, which produces MTHPSDSGHPRERARPTHPIRRNDYDHDHDRAVDSEDDCAHASGSTRAGPLVAEWEFTRTDDATLVTVHVTNTHAAPRTVRLENRLDGPALPPRRRGVVEAGWDEDGMTRRVPGEERVSVGYACHAPPKTPPVEIHDGPDDATTDETPMARALRSLGDHAPPRCVVSPDVSTGSDPALAPGSPRESASTPPAEPAPEDDQSTESVGEDDDHATEPADDDGGHAVAETTFDTGGEECGLVPPTAGPSSEAVPVTVAAWFRAVEARLAAADRLAGDVEEATPVIASLGGRAGVEVLGTTLEADAAALARVAARASELAGRVDGADVPDLEGPR
- a CDS encoding DUF7854 family protein, which encodes MDRISALRNIEDALRTFERGEVDLATTERQVVNVLRTYATDFEGEDELAAYRADGDERAEGLVVVATSPEEAEARVRDLLDADDDLHVTVDRLG
- a CDS encoding DUF7856 family protein, whose product is MSFVPTRIPAPRRRPGEVVVSIDGVSFRGRALDLRGADLSPEAVATAVEAAATPGASVRRRPRVQVDCEPARPVHAHVTRIPPPPSFDLYDALVAAARSNGHVPPSVRSLERARTDLADLAGPDSVDLSSAKRRVADAGTRERRLDERVATLRGRLEALREVGADTTAVETELADAVGSLTEVETERIAAEQRLRQVERVARSARDRRQRRLRLTDRVDNLRRRARHELVSEAFDAFADALGSIPGDVEVGRDPASYEGDPTTAALAVAHVARVDAPLVLSVDRFGSPGEAATRLDVPVIRT
- a CDS encoding DUF7855 family protein codes for the protein MLLVVTYSRAARTSLRNVCRTHDETVVRRFGRAALLDDTHHGAFLALRLVEKHGADVHVELTRPLNEFADVPDEVRAAARAYEDRDSPSTPYHAFVRDTDHPSPSTLRGRHL